In bacterium 336/3, the following proteins share a genomic window:
- a CDS encoding endonuclease III, whose amino-acid sequence MTKKQRYQFLMDYFTENFPEPQTELAYENPFQLLVAVVLSAQCTDKRVNLVTPTLFEAFPTPQDLAKTTFDELFPYIKSISYPNNKTKHLIEAAKRLVEVYNSEVPSTIEELQTLQGVGRKTANVIVSVIYNQPAMAVDTHVFRVSHRLGLVGKKATTPLAVEKELVKYIPEELIPKAHHWLILHGRYICVARKPKCKTCALQEACHYFNTEHEED is encoded by the coding sequence ATGACAAAGAAACAACGCTATCAATTTTTAATGGATTATTTCACAGAAAATTTTCCTGAGCCACAAACAGAACTTGCTTACGAAAACCCTTTTCAGTTACTTGTAGCAGTGGTTCTTTCTGCACAATGTACCGATAAAAGAGTCAATTTAGTTACTCCAACACTTTTTGAAGCTTTTCCAACTCCCCAAGATTTAGCCAAAACAACCTTTGATGAGCTTTTTCCTTATATCAAAAGCATTTCTTATCCCAATAACAAAACCAAACACCTGATTGAAGCAGCCAAAAGGCTTGTAGAAGTCTATAACAGTGAAGTTCCGAGTACCATCGAAGAACTCCAAACACTTCAAGGTGTGGGTAGAAAAACAGCCAATGTGATAGTTTCAGTGATTTATAATCAGCCTGCTATGGCAGTAGATACACATGTTTTCAGGGTTTCGCATCGTCTGGGACTTGTAGGCAAAAAAGCAACCACTCCTTTGGCAGTAGAAAAAGAACTGGTAAAATACATTCCAGAGGAATTGATACCCAAAGCACATCATTGGCTTATTTTGCATGGCAGATATATTTGTGTGGCTCGTAAACCCAAATGTAAAACCTGTGCATTACAAGAGGCTTGTCATTATTTCAATACAGAGCACGAAGAAGATTAA
- a CDS encoding RNA polymerase subunit sigma-24, with protein MKNPVLTDGVLIALYAKNNDEKAFTKLLQKHKSKIYAVIYNIVKDRDLAEDLLQDTFVKIVRTVQQGSYNEEGKFLPWACRIAHNLAIDYFRKNKKATWVELEERKEVNNHLNFSEESVEKVKIRTELNEKLGKLIESLPKTQKDVLVMRHFSDMSFQEIAQKTNVSINTALGRMRYALINLRKQAEKYDLNFGEYLMAYC; from the coding sequence ATGAAAAATCCAGTTCTTACCGATGGCGTTCTTATAGCTTTGTATGCTAAAAATAATGACGAAAAAGCCTTTACTAAATTATTACAAAAGCATAAAAGCAAAATATATGCAGTAATTTACAATATTGTTAAAGATAGAGACCTTGCAGAAGATTTGTTACAAGATACATTCGTGAAAATCGTTCGTACAGTACAACAAGGTAGCTACAACGAAGAAGGTAAATTTTTGCCTTGGGCTTGCCGAATTGCTCATAACCTTGCCATCGACTACTTCCGTAAGAATAAAAAAGCTACTTGGGTAGAACTTGAAGAAAGAAAAGAAGTAAATAACCACCTGAATTTCTCTGAAGAGTCTGTTGAGAAAGTGAAAATCAGAACGGAACTAAACGAAAAATTAGGAAAACTTATTGAAAGCCTTCCTAAAACTCAGAAAGATGTACTTGTAATGCGTCATTTTTCGGATATGAGTTTCCAAGAAATTGCACAAAAAACAAACGTAAGCATCAACACAGCTTTAGGTCGTATGCGTTATGCTCTTATAAATTTGCGTAAGCAAGCAGAAAAATATGACTTGAATTTTGGTGAATACTTAATGGCTTACTGTTAA
- a CDS encoding glutamyl-tRNA amidotransferase, whose translation MNIDKQTLQNIAHLARLEFEEQSETKMIGEMSKILSWMEKLNEIDTDNVQPLIHISQEINVLREDVAKTSLDHEKGLLNAPKRDANYFRVPKVIE comes from the coding sequence ATGAACATAGATAAACAAACCTTGCAAAATATAGCTCATTTGGCACGATTGGAGTTTGAAGAGCAATCTGAAACAAAAATGATTGGAGAAATGAGCAAAATATTGAGTTGGATGGAAAAACTCAATGAAATTGATACGGACAATGTTCAGCCTCTTATTCATATCTCTCAGGAAATTAATGTACTCCGAGAAGATGTGGCAAAAACTTCTTTAGACCACGAAAAAGGCTTATTAAATGCCCCTAAAAGAGATGCCAATTATTTTAGAGTGCCTAAAGTAATTGAATAA
- a CDS encoding chromate transporter codes for MNVRKIRYFIFLKEIFVMSWTAFGGPQAHLALFLKIFVEKRNYLTEEALLEIYALCQMLPGPTSTQTITGIAYKIGGARLAYLTLIVWIFPAVMIMTLAAILVTYLQEQQISFAFARFTQALGAGFILSAAFQIIQKIIKTKTSMVLMIFSAIAAYYYHPQWFLPLLILFGGIVTTTKFKRYERVEDKNVKIRWRNLTYFIIIFVVLGVLSELTRRYDFGLPFRLSENFFRTGTIIFGGGQVLIPLMLTEFVYIKKLISREEFDLGYNLNQILPGPTFSFAAFIGALAMGNDFNIWGQFLGAFLAAFGVFMPGTLLIFFVIQFWDELKKYRPVRASLEGINAVSVGLVITAVVLMAEPIFSKPTSDMTLDILVVVISFIILQFTKIPPPFLVLLGLLAGFLVS; via the coding sequence ATGAATGTTCGGAAAATCCGATATTTCATTTTCCTCAAAGAAATCTTTGTGATGTCTTGGACAGCCTTTGGAGGTCCACAGGCTCATTTGGCACTTTTTCTTAAAATTTTTGTAGAAAAAAGAAACTACCTGACAGAAGAAGCTCTTCTCGAAATTTATGCTCTCTGTCAGATGCTTCCAGGTCCTACCTCTACTCAAACTATTACAGGTATTGCTTACAAAATTGGAGGGGCTCGGTTAGCTTATCTCACCCTTATTGTTTGGATTTTTCCTGCAGTTATGATTATGACATTGGCTGCAATACTTGTTACTTATTTACAAGAACAACAAATTAGTTTTGCTTTTGCTCGTTTCACACAGGCTTTGGGGGCGGGCTTTATCTTATCAGCAGCTTTCCAAATTATTCAGAAAATCATTAAAACCAAGACAAGTATGGTTTTGATGATTTTTTCAGCTATAGCAGCTTATTACTATCACCCTCAATGGTTTTTGCCTTTACTTATTTTGTTTGGTGGGATTGTAACGACTACCAAATTTAAACGATATGAACGAGTAGAAGACAAAAATGTAAAAATTCGTTGGAGAAATTTAACTTATTTTATTATTATTTTTGTGGTTTTAGGAGTGTTGAGTGAACTCACACGCCGTTACGATTTTGGCTTACCTTTCAGGCTTTCCGAAAACTTTTTCAGGACGGGTACAATTATTTTTGGAGGAGGGCAAGTGCTTATCCCTCTGATGCTTACAGAGTTTGTATATATCAAAAAACTTATCAGTCGAGAAGAATTTGATTTGGGTTATAATCTCAATCAAATTCTTCCAGGTCCTACCTTTTCCTTTGCTGCATTTATTGGTGCTTTGGCTATGGGGAACGATTTTAATATTTGGGGGCAGTTTTTAGGAGCATTTTTAGCTGCCTTTGGTGTTTTTATGCCAGGGACATTGCTGATTTTCTTTGTGATACAATTTTGGGATGAACTTAAAAAATACAGACCTGTCAGGGCTTCTTTAGAAGGTATCAATGCTGTAAGCGTAGGGCTTGTAATTACGGCAGTAGTACTGATGGCTGAACCCATTTTCTCTAAACCCACATCTGACATGACTTTGGATATTTTGGTGGTTGTTATCAGCTTCATTATTTTGCAGTTTACTAAAATTCCACCTCCTTTTTTGGTGTTATTAGGTTTATTAGCGGGTTTCTTAGTTTCTTAA
- a CDS encoding 2-methylthioadenine synthetase, with amino-acid sequence MKKVAFYTLGCKLNYSETSSISRNFEERGFKKVDFNDSPDIFVINTCSVTDNADKKCKKIVKEARKISPNAFVSIIGCYAQLKPKEIAEIEGVDAVLGATEKFQLIDLLGTFERKEKTQVFASDIKEVAQTYCSSYSYGDRTRTFLKVQDGCNYNCSFCTIPLARGKSRSDTIENIVRQAKEIAKTDVKEVVLTGVNIGDFGIQEGKRQERFVDLLKALDEIEGIERFRISSIEPNLLTNEIIEFVAQSKRFVPHFHIPLQSGSNKILKAMHRRYLRELYVERVAKIKSLMPHCCIGVDVIVGFPSETQEDFLDTYNFLNELDISYLHVFTYSERDNTAALAMDEVVPQQQRQERSKMLHILSDKKRRYFYEQNMGRVATVLFEKDIENGMMEGFTENYVRVVAKYDPLLINELKKVEMTKINAEMLMEVKEIEEFELHH; translated from the coding sequence ATGAAAAAAGTAGCCTTTTATACACTGGGTTGTAAACTGAACTACTCCGAAACTTCTTCTATTTCAAGAAATTTTGAAGAAAGAGGTTTTAAGAAGGTTGATTTTAATGATAGCCCTGATATTTTTGTTATCAATACTTGTTCGGTTACGGATAATGCAGATAAAAAGTGTAAAAAAATTGTAAAAGAGGCTCGTAAAATTTCCCCAAATGCCTTTGTAAGTATTATAGGTTGTTATGCACAACTCAAACCCAAAGAAATTGCGGAAATAGAGGGTGTGGATGCTGTTTTGGGTGCCACCGAAAAATTTCAGTTGATAGATTTATTAGGGACATTTGAACGTAAAGAAAAAACGCAGGTTTTTGCTTCTGATATCAAAGAAGTAGCTCAAACTTATTGTAGCTCATATTCTTATGGCGATAGAACAAGAACTTTCTTAAAAGTACAAGATGGCTGTAATTACAATTGTTCATTTTGTACCATTCCACTTGCCAGAGGAAAAAGCCGTAGTGATACCATCGAAAATATTGTACGCCAAGCCAAAGAAATAGCCAAAACAGATGTAAAAGAAGTGGTACTCACAGGGGTAAATATTGGAGACTTTGGGATACAAGAAGGGAAAAGACAAGAGCGTTTTGTAGATTTACTCAAAGCTTTGGACGAAATAGAAGGAATAGAACGTTTCAGAATATCGAGTATAGAGCCTAATTTGCTCACCAATGAAATAATTGAGTTTGTAGCCCAATCAAAACGATTTGTACCCCATTTTCATATACCTTTGCAATCTGGTAGCAATAAAATATTAAAAGCTATGCACAGAAGGTATTTGAGAGAATTATATGTGGAAAGAGTTGCCAAAATAAAATCTTTGATGCCCCATTGTTGTATTGGCGTGGATGTAATTGTAGGTTTCCCCTCAGAAACTCAAGAAGATTTTTTAGATACTTATAATTTCTTAAATGAATTAGATATTTCATATTTGCATGTATTTACCTATTCTGAAAGGGATAACACGGCAGCTTTGGCAATGGATGAAGTTGTTCCCCAACAACAACGCCAAGAACGTTCTAAAATGCTTCACATTCTTTCAGATAAAAAAAGAAGGTATTTTTATGAGCAAAACATGGGTAGAGTAGCTACTGTCTTATTTGAAAAAGATATTGAAAATGGTATGATGGAAGGTTTTACTGAAAATTATGTAAGAGTAGTTGCCAAATACGACCCTTTACTTATCAATGAGTTGAAAAAAGTCGAAATGACTAAAATAAACGCTGAAATGCTCATGGAAGTAAAAGAAATAGAAGAATTTGAGCTACATCATTGA
- a CDS encoding nicotinate-nucleotide adenylyltransferase yields the protein MKIGLFFGSFNPIHVGHLILANNMVEYTDLEQVWLVISPQNPHKKKNTLLHEFDRYDMVEKAIYDNPKLKACDIEFRLPIPSYTIDTLAHLQEKHPKHEFAIIMGSDNLTNFKTWKNYDKILEYYSLYVYPRPNVAETEFHTHPKVTLVKAPLLDISATYIRDSIKSGKSIRYLVPEAVEELIHRKKFYQ from the coding sequence ATGAAAATAGGCTTATTTTTTGGCTCTTTCAATCCAATCCATGTAGGACATCTGATTTTAGCCAATAATATGGTAGAATATACAGATTTGGAACAAGTTTGGTTGGTTATATCTCCTCAAAATCCACACAAAAAGAAAAACACCCTCTTACATGAATTTGACAGATATGATATGGTTGAAAAAGCCATTTATGATAATCCAAAACTCAAAGCATGTGATATAGAATTTCGACTACCTATTCCGAGTTATACCATTGATACACTGGCTCATCTCCAAGAAAAACATCCTAAACATGAATTTGCAATTATCATGGGAAGTGATAATCTGACTAATTTTAAAACATGGAAAAACTATGATAAGATACTAGAATATTATAGCCTTTATGTTTATCCCAGACCTAATGTTGCTGAAACAGAATTTCATACACATCCCAAAGTTACGTTAGTCAAAGCACCTTTGTTAGATATTTCTGCTACTTATATTCGTGATAGTATTAAATCTGGAAAATCTATTCGGTATTTAGTACCCGAAGCTGTAGAAGAATTGATACATAGAAAGAAGTTTTATCAGTAA
- a CDS encoding phenylalanine-4-hydroxylase: MHQEYDKYTADDFEVWQTLFERQMKALPGKATQEYLEGIKRVGFVADRIPNFEQVNEKLKAHTGWRIYVVPGLIPNKEFFELMRDGNFCATTWLRRKDQLDYLEEPDMFHDVFGHVPLLTNKPLCNFLVDLSKIALKYIESEVAIELIARLYWYTVEFGLIQEKEGLRIYGAGILSSSGETDYSLYSDIPQRVPFDIQGILDTPYIKDKFQMKYFVIDSYEQLYSSVPEIDKLVTKAVVENKELVF, encoded by the coding sequence ATGCATCAAGAATATGATAAATATACTGCCGATGATTTTGAAGTTTGGCAGACCTTGTTTGAACGTCAGATGAAAGCCCTACCAGGGAAAGCTACTCAAGAGTACCTTGAAGGTATCAAAAGAGTTGGTTTCGTTGCTGACCGTATTCCGAATTTTGAGCAAGTAAACGAAAAACTTAAAGCTCATACAGGTTGGAGAATTTATGTTGTTCCTGGACTGATTCCCAACAAAGAATTTTTCGAACTCATGCGTGATGGCAACTTTTGTGCTACTACATGGCTTCGTAGAAAAGACCAATTAGATTATTTGGAAGAGCCTGATATGTTTCATGATGTTTTCGGGCATGTGCCATTGCTTACAAATAAACCTTTATGTAACTTCTTAGTGGATTTGAGTAAAATTGCACTCAAATACATCGAAAGTGAAGTAGCTATTGAGCTTATAGCTCGTTTGTACTGGTACACCGTAGAATTTGGTTTGATACAAGAAAAAGAAGGACTTCGTATTTATGGAGCAGGTATTTTGTCTTCGTCAGGTGAAACAGATTATTCATTGTATAGTGATATTCCTCAAAGAGTTCCTTTTGACATACAAGGCATTTTGGATACTCCTTATATCAAAGATAAATTTCAGATGAAATATTTTGTAATTGATTCTTATGAACAATTATATTCATCTGTTCCTGAAATAGATAAGTTAGTAACTAAAGCTGTAGTGGAGAATAAAGAGTTGGTTTTCTAA
- a CDS encoding dioxygenase (seems to be involved in biofilm formation; in asymptomatic bacteriuria E. coli strains 83972 and VR50, the ygiD gene is upregulated during biofilm formation in urine), which yields MNSLKDLNNYAEELPATEKTPLLFLGHGSPMNAIEENQFVEGFRKTAKTFSKPKAIICISAHWLTRGTKVTAMLNPRTIHDFGGFPKELFEVQYPAKGSPELAKQAKEILLPTEVELDSQWGLDHGAWSVLKHFYPEADVPVIQLSIDYYKPASYHFELAQKLQSLREKGVLIVGSGNIIHNLGLVDFRNINTDNYGYDWAIEARELTNKYLLDGDFNALVEYQKLPKSIQLAVPTPDHYLPLIYTLGLKTKQENLSLFNDKLVGGSLSMTSVKIS from the coding sequence ATGAATTCTTTAAAAGACCTCAATAATTACGCTGAAGAGTTACCAGCCACAGAAAAAACACCTTTGCTTTTTTTAGGGCATGGCAGCCCCATGAATGCCATTGAGGAAAATCAGTTTGTGGAAGGCTTTAGAAAAACAGCTAAAACTTTCTCAAAACCAAAAGCCATTATTTGTATCTCAGCTCATTGGCTTACTCGTGGTACAAAGGTAACAGCAATGCTCAATCCTCGTACCATTCATGATTTTGGAGGGTTTCCCAAAGAGTTATTTGAAGTACAATACCCTGCAAAAGGTAGTCCCGAATTAGCCAAACAGGCTAAAGAAATTTTGCTACCCACAGAAGTAGAGTTGGATAGTCAATGGGGACTCGACCACGGAGCTTGGAGTGTCCTCAAACATTTTTATCCTGAAGCAGATGTGCCTGTCATTCAACTGAGTATAGATTACTACAAACCTGCTTCTTATCATTTTGAGCTTGCTCAAAAGTTACAATCTCTTAGAGAGAAAGGCGTTTTGATTGTAGGAAGTGGAAATATTATTCATAATTTGGGTTTGGTAGATTTTAGAAATATTAATACCGATAATTACGGTTATGATTGGGCTATTGAGGCAAGAGAATTAACCAACAAGTATTTATTGGATGGAGATTTCAATGCTTTGGTAGAATATCAGAAATTACCCAAGTCTATTCAATTGGCTGTACCCACACCCGACCATTATTTACCACTGATTTATACTCTTGGACTCAAAACAAAACAAGAAAATTTGAGCCTATTTAACGATAAATTGGTAGGTGGTTCACTTAGTATGACTTCTGTGAAAATTAGTTAG